Proteins from one Pseudoalteromonas rubra genomic window:
- a CDS encoding sensor histidine kinase: protein MSGISLQRNEQVIALAIIAMVSVSISFTDWIQRAIPLSLPILFSSMAAVLCLYWLPMMVSYVLIQRVKISHWMAHFSTLYLAMAAGALAFSWLRAHLLGTRSFELSEALIIALPWSSGIFLLVKFYLTQKHLKDEQSLRQQAELKLLHSQLNPHFLFNSLNTIAALTSSRPRQAETLVHNLSAILRYSLRHAVSDNTVPPAVSLSDELLVLHKWCEIEQCRFGDNLQIEFDIDEALLCVILPAMVIQPLIENAIKHAKQRPLYIEIRAQSEQGRPVISVSDNGVGFAEAILHGDAQSGLGLAITRSRLKLEANAQLELSNLPNGGAKAQFALREYR, encoded by the coding sequence ATGTCAGGAATTTCTTTACAACGTAATGAGCAGGTTATAGCACTGGCTATTATCGCAATGGTGAGTGTATCCATTAGCTTTACCGACTGGATACAGCGCGCAATCCCACTTTCTCTGCCCATTCTTTTTTCATCTATGGCGGCAGTACTATGTCTGTACTGGCTGCCTATGATGGTCAGTTATGTGCTGATACAACGCGTCAAAATCTCGCACTGGATGGCCCACTTTTCAACTCTTTACCTGGCAATGGCCGCCGGTGCCCTGGCATTTAGCTGGCTCAGAGCACACTTGCTTGGCACAAGGTCTTTTGAACTGAGCGAAGCACTGATTATCGCATTACCCTGGAGTAGCGGAATATTTCTGCTGGTAAAGTTTTATCTGACCCAAAAACACCTCAAGGATGAACAATCACTACGCCAGCAGGCTGAGCTTAAGTTACTCCACAGCCAGCTAAACCCGCACTTTTTGTTCAATAGCCTCAATACCATAGCCGCACTAACCTCATCTCGCCCGAGACAAGCCGAGACACTGGTTCACAACCTGTCTGCAATACTACGCTATTCACTCAGGCATGCTGTATCTGATAATACAGTCCCCCCAGCTGTTAGCCTGTCGGATGAACTCTTAGTGTTACACAAATGGTGCGAAATCGAACAGTGCAGGTTTGGCGATAATTTACAGATTGAGTTCGACATAGACGAAGCTTTGCTTTGCGTAATTCTGCCAGCTATGGTTATCCAGCCACTGATTGAGAATGCCATCAAACACGCTAAGCAACGGCCTCTGTATATAGAGATACGTGCTCAGAGTGAACAGGGACGGCCGGTTATTTCTGTCTCTGATAACGGGGTTGGCTTTGCTGAAGCTATTTTACATGGTGATGCCCAAAGTGGCCTCGGCTTGGCAATTACCCGCTCCAGGCTCAAACTGGAGGCTAACGCGCAACTCGAACTCTCAAATTTGCCCAACGGGGGAGCCAAGGCCCAGTTTGCACTAAGGGAGTACAGATGA
- a CDS encoding alpha/beta hydrolase → MKQVWLVILLLVSGTGWSNEREVEIEITSTVFEEKRKVHISLPTGYFDRANQDRRYPVLYLTDARAQMTHTASMIHYLQGGISEMIVVGIETPSRSRDFSPYDADGQVIVNPAEHSLLNFIRTEVKPLVARRYRTNSFALLSGHSLGGLFTLYSMLTAPELFDVYIALSPAMGWGSKNLLPFIEQHPARLKLDKTLIIATEADTPFEQQIPNFIRLRKSLDAHAGPQLNWQASLYEAEDHMTIAHIGLYDAVRYVFRNWWITGERIKGNKLKFDAHYQGLSDRLGYEVVPEFNEMWGLTNYLVVKAYLEEAEYIVNKWIQYYPHTAEPYAMLSRVFMAKESPQRALEAVNEAIKLSVNDTRQLDRLKRQKDKIQHAL, encoded by the coding sequence ATGAAGCAAGTTTGGCTGGTGATATTGTTACTAGTATCTGGCACAGGCTGGAGTAATGAAAGAGAAGTTGAGATAGAGATCACCTCTACCGTATTCGAAGAAAAGCGTAAGGTGCACATCTCTTTGCCAACAGGCTACTTTGACAGGGCAAACCAAGATCGGCGTTATCCGGTATTGTATCTGACTGATGCACGAGCACAGATGACGCATACCGCAAGCATGATCCATTATCTGCAAGGGGGCATCTCTGAAATGATTGTAGTTGGAATAGAGACGCCTTCACGAAGCCGGGATTTTAGCCCATATGACGCGGACGGTCAGGTTATCGTTAACCCAGCTGAGCACTCGCTGCTTAATTTTATTCGTACAGAAGTTAAGCCGCTTGTAGCGCGACGTTATCGAACGAACTCTTTTGCTCTGCTCAGTGGCCATTCGCTGGGCGGTTTATTTACTTTGTACAGTATGCTGACAGCTCCCGAGCTTTTTGATGTCTATATTGCGTTATCACCGGCAATGGGGTGGGGGAGCAAAAACTTACTGCCTTTTATTGAGCAACACCCTGCGCGACTAAAGCTGGATAAAACACTCATCATAGCGACCGAAGCGGATACGCCATTTGAGCAACAAATACCTAATTTTATTCGTCTCAGAAAGAGCCTGGACGCGCACGCTGGTCCTCAGCTAAATTGGCAAGCCAGTCTTTATGAGGCTGAGGACCATATGACGATAGCGCATATTGGTTTATATGATGCTGTACGTTACGTCTTTCGTAATTGGTGGATCACAGGTGAGCGGATAAAGGGAAACAAACTTAAATTTGATGCGCATTATCAGGGGTTGTCCGACCGCCTTGGCTATGAAGTCGTGCCTGAGTTTAATGAAATGTGGGGGCTGACTAATTACCTGGTCGTCAAAGCGTACCTCGAAGAGGCAGAATACATCGTAAATAAGTGGATCCAATATTATCCGCATACGGCAGAGCCTTACGCTATGCTGAGCCGGGTGTTTATGGCCAAGGAGTCACCACAGCGGGCACTGGAAGCGGTGAACGAGGCCATAAAACTGTCAGTGAATGATACGCGTCAGCTGGACAGGCTAAAGAGACAAAAAGATAAGATCCAACACGCACTGTAA
- a CDS encoding response regulator transcription factor translates to MVQKILLIEDDSTLSAYLADLLRKAGYHIDQCFDGESGLEVARTQQHHLVLLDKMLPKLDGVTLLQKLRESSQQPVIMVSAKGAEEERIVGLSHGADDYVAKPFNATELLLRIERLLKRSHGNTAPITQSEITVDGLRLALQTQSITLHGKPLDFTPIQFKLLWALISQQNTIVPKADLYLSVLNKKLGAYDRSLDMHLSRVRRKLNDANWFGERLQTVHGQGYCFK, encoded by the coding sequence GTGGTACAAAAAATACTCTTAATTGAAGACGACAGTACGTTAAGCGCCTACCTGGCTGATTTATTGCGTAAGGCGGGCTATCACATAGATCAATGTTTTGACGGTGAAAGTGGGCTTGAAGTAGCAAGAACTCAACAGCACCATTTGGTCCTACTGGATAAAATGTTACCTAAGCTCGATGGGGTGACTTTGCTGCAAAAACTACGTGAATCCAGCCAGCAGCCAGTGATCATGGTCTCTGCTAAAGGTGCAGAAGAAGAACGGATTGTGGGCCTCAGTCACGGTGCGGATGATTATGTAGCAAAGCCGTTCAACGCAACGGAGTTATTGCTGAGAATTGAGCGCCTGTTAAAGCGTAGTCACGGTAATACTGCACCTATCACTCAGTCTGAAATTACCGTGGATGGTCTCAGGCTCGCTCTGCAAACGCAGTCTATAACGCTGCATGGCAAGCCGCTGGATTTTACGCCGATCCAGTTCAAACTGCTGTGGGCACTCATATCACAGCAAAATACCATAGTCCCTAAAGCTGATCTCTATCTGTCGGTACTGAACAAAAAGCTTGGTGCATACGATCGCAGTCTGGATATGCATTTAAGCCGGGTACGCAGAAAACTCAATGATGCCAACTGGTTTGGCGAGCGGCTGCAAACGGTACATGGTCAAGGGTACTGTTTTAAATGA
- a CDS encoding S41 family peptidase, which produces MRNQLLFICVSLCLTACGGSGGNNGNENTQPPGSSPVSPPDNNRLPNSPQARPDITFNEALIEDVEHFVTLAHSVQYFYPSEEVSASDWPLFIAESIVELSQTEETARSDKGIELLRQIAPYVTTQLDHLPTLEQQTQVMAWQQNAPFSQRFYERDLRSGNYASLSNQPYLPSNRYATLDYGQQRVYVPLYLPAQTQLTGDTFSQVGRWQLTENFEHPEICMATVAGMWAMIQHFWPYFHQVQLNWTQSLKPLLNACTESDLTQRNTRIYSEFTKLNDNHLNIVLPNPELPPFDYYMPFFFEIVEGKAIVTRTEQNNPSEIEIGDEIISIDGEAVQAYLQNQTASSFYNQLQGVNRVARMHFYQTSSTPVRYEIKKPDERLIQQTVTPLKSESPLNFSGLRYVPHSPDVLEPLGDNIYRINVYNVEQQALSSLKSQLADAKAVVLDMRHYPTSWQGWQGVLSWFIETDAVNNTLAHYWQGAPNQTDVQIQNLPQTIRIAQDSLNIPAIALASRESQSQNEHALVFARAGGIKVLGEATSGINGEIFKADFFNFSDNLSRDSIFVFTNMLANRLNGDPLINAGVEIDIWVPRTIESVITHQDNQLDAAVEYLKAQLE; this is translated from the coding sequence ATGCGAAATCAGTTGCTTTTTATATGCGTAAGCTTGTGTTTGACGGCCTGTGGCGGCAGTGGGGGTAACAATGGCAATGAGAACACCCAACCTCCTGGCTCAAGCCCTGTGTCTCCTCCAGATAATAACCGCTTACCAAACTCTCCCCAGGCGCGTCCCGATATCACATTTAATGAAGCACTGATTGAAGACGTAGAACACTTTGTCACGCTGGCCCATTCAGTGCAGTACTTTTATCCCTCTGAAGAAGTAAGCGCGTCAGACTGGCCACTCTTTATTGCCGAAAGTATTGTCGAGTTAAGCCAGACAGAAGAGACAGCTCGTTCAGACAAGGGCATAGAGTTACTGAGACAAATCGCCCCCTATGTCACAACACAACTAGACCACTTGCCCACACTAGAGCAGCAAACACAAGTGATGGCCTGGCAACAAAATGCGCCTTTTTCTCAGCGTTTCTATGAAAGAGATCTGCGCTCAGGCAACTACGCCTCACTCAGTAACCAGCCATACTTGCCCAGCAACCGATATGCGACGCTGGACTACGGCCAGCAAAGAGTTTATGTCCCGTTGTACCTGCCTGCACAAACTCAGTTGACGGGCGATACGTTTTCTCAGGTCGGGCGCTGGCAACTGACAGAAAACTTTGAACATCCGGAAATATGTATGGCAACCGTCGCTGGCATGTGGGCCATGATCCAACACTTTTGGCCTTATTTTCACCAGGTCCAACTGAACTGGACGCAAAGCCTTAAGCCATTATTAAATGCCTGTACTGAGTCGGACCTTACGCAAAGAAACACGCGTATTTATAGCGAATTTACAAAGCTCAATGACAACCACCTCAATATTGTCTTGCCAAACCCCGAGTTGCCTCCGTTTGATTATTACATGCCCTTTTTCTTCGAAATTGTTGAAGGAAAAGCCATTGTTACGCGCACGGAGCAAAATAATCCGTCGGAAATCGAGATTGGCGACGAGATAATCTCCATTGACGGTGAAGCGGTGCAGGCTTATCTGCAAAACCAAACTGCTAGTTCTTTCTACAACCAACTACAAGGGGTTAACCGGGTTGCACGCATGCACTTTTACCAAACCTCTTCAACACCCGTTCGCTACGAGATAAAAAAGCCAGATGAGCGTCTGATCCAGCAAACCGTAACCCCGCTTAAGAGCGAGAGCCCTCTCAATTTCAGCGGTCTCAGATATGTACCTCACAGCCCTGATGTGCTGGAACCTTTAGGTGACAACATTTATCGTATCAACGTTTATAATGTCGAGCAGCAAGCCCTCAGCTCACTCAAGTCACAGTTGGCAGATGCCAAAGCCGTTGTGCTGGATATGCGCCATTACCCAACCAGTTGGCAAGGCTGGCAGGGGGTACTCAGTTGGTTTATTGAAACGGATGCCGTTAACAACACGCTTGCCCACTACTGGCAAGGCGCTCCTAATCAAACTGACGTGCAGATACAAAACCTGCCACAGACAATCCGCATCGCACAAGACTCACTGAATATTCCGGCAATTGCACTGGCCTCTAGGGAAAGCCAAAGTCAGAATGAGCATGCACTTGTGTTTGCACGCGCTGGCGGAATAAAAGTCCTGGGTGAAGCCACATCAGGGATCAACGGGGAAATCTTTAAAGCGGATTTCTTTAACTTCTCGGATAACTTGTCTCGGGATAGTATTTTTGTCTTTACCAATATGCTTGCAAACCGGCTCAATGGTGATCCTTTGATCAACGCGGGCGTCGAAATTGACATATGGGTACCCCGGACGATAGAAAGCGTCATAACACATCAAGATAACCAGCTGGACGCTGCTGTGGAGTACTTAAAAGCGCAGCTTGAGTAA
- a CDS encoding LytR/AlgR family response regulator transcription factor, whose product MNIAIIEDELPALQKLKAQLGQLGHYKLVYHSEEPAAFLSAFRQHQVDLLFLDINLPGLNGVELSKQLRDAGFKGQIVFTTAYSEFAVDAFTLGATDYLLKPYTNERLALALSRVAAHHTPDPGQLMLTSKVGDKVTRIEAGRIEVIKLEHGHAIAYATDSTYPIDSSLEELMATLPDTFIRVHRNAIVNRLKIITLERWVTGGYLIGFAHSGQQVISSRSGARLLRKKLQI is encoded by the coding sequence ATGAATATCGCGATTATTGAAGATGAATTGCCAGCCTTACAAAAGCTCAAAGCGCAACTTGGGCAACTGGGTCATTACAAACTGGTTTACCATAGCGAGGAACCCGCAGCCTTTTTATCTGCGTTCAGACAACACCAGGTTGATCTGCTCTTTCTTGATATTAACCTGCCGGGGCTCAATGGCGTAGAACTCAGTAAACAACTCCGGGATGCCGGATTCAAAGGTCAGATTGTCTTTACCACCGCCTACAGTGAATTTGCCGTAGATGCCTTTACTCTTGGCGCAACAGACTACTTACTTAAGCCTTATACCAATGAACGGCTTGCACTGGCATTGTCTCGTGTAGCAGCGCACCACACACCCGACCCAGGGCAACTGATGCTTACCAGCAAAGTTGGCGATAAAGTGACACGTATAGAAGCAGGTCGAATTGAGGTCATTAAGCTGGAGCATGGGCATGCCATCGCTTACGCCACCGACAGCACCTACCCCATAGATTCATCCCTGGAAGAGTTGATGGCAACCCTGCCTGATACCTTTATACGCGTCCATCGCAACGCCATTGTGAACCGTCTAAAGATCATCACATTAGAGCGTTGGGTCACTGGAGGTTATCTGATCGGATTTGCACACTCAGGGCAGCAGGTGATAAGCAGTCGCAGTGGCGCCAGGCTACTGAGGAAAAAACTGCAAATTTAA
- a CDS encoding HAMP domain-containing sensor histidine kinase, whose translation MKRTFLWKLCIIVATGLVAFFYLLHALTLKTEESMSMIAKADRAELTQWRIKSEQLYMANNTQVLNAWLAQLMKEESTWASVASFRAIHLAGEPIDKDIVGTYHFGRSIEWKIHLYFSANPVMELPFEHSNASLLIKLPSRMRPGTYWATTKFLLQVLIPMGVLAVLSVLLYQHIITPLRKLDSATSAFSRGNFKVRLGRYLGKRNDEFAHLAATFDQMAAKIGELIASQRQLIADLSHELRTPLTRLDIAVESFEVDDAQTHLARIARESAQIRKLVEDALTLAWLENEKPVLKRENVDLVDLLDVLVEDARFEFPDRRIVFEPPANAIVQNSCHRALCPAVENVIRNALRYTPVGKHVQITLTLQTELYCIQIQDQGPGIPEVFLEKVFEPFFRVDNARLAENDSFGLGLALAKRHLASVGASISAQNPSTGGLLVTIMIPISQM comes from the coding sequence ATGAAACGCACATTTCTCTGGAAGTTATGCATTATTGTGGCAACGGGCTTAGTGGCATTTTTCTACCTGTTACATGCACTGACATTAAAAACAGAAGAAAGCATGAGCATGATTGCAAAAGCGGATCGTGCAGAGCTGACGCAGTGGCGCATCAAGTCCGAACAACTCTATATGGCAAATAATACCCAGGTACTGAATGCCTGGTTAGCGCAACTGATGAAGGAAGAATCGACCTGGGCATCGGTTGCCAGTTTCAGAGCGATCCATCTTGCCGGCGAACCGATAGACAAAGACATTGTCGGCACTTACCATTTTGGGCGCAGTATTGAGTGGAAGATTCATCTCTACTTTTCCGCAAATCCGGTGATGGAATTACCCTTTGAACACAGCAATGCCAGCTTGCTGATAAAGCTGCCCAGCAGGATGCGCCCCGGTACTTACTGGGCAACCACTAAGTTTTTGCTTCAGGTCCTGATCCCAATGGGGGTATTAGCTGTGCTGTCAGTATTACTTTATCAGCACATTATCACTCCGCTGCGCAAGCTGGACAGTGCCACATCGGCGTTTAGTCGGGGTAACTTTAAGGTCAGGCTGGGCAGATATTTGGGTAAACGTAACGATGAGTTTGCTCACCTGGCTGCTACCTTTGACCAGATGGCGGCCAAAATTGGTGAGTTGATCGCCAGTCAGCGACAGCTCATTGCCGATCTGTCTCATGAGTTACGCACGCCGCTTACTCGTCTCGACATTGCGGTAGAGAGTTTTGAAGTGGATGATGCTCAGACACACCTTGCACGGATCGCACGCGAGTCCGCTCAGATCCGAAAGCTCGTTGAAGATGCATTGACACTGGCTTGGTTGGAAAATGAAAAACCAGTGCTAAAAAGAGAAAACGTCGACTTGGTGGATCTGCTCGATGTGCTGGTGGAAGATGCCAGGTTCGAGTTTCCTGACAGGCGTATTGTTTTTGAACCACCCGCTAATGCCATTGTACAAAACAGCTGTCACCGTGCTTTGTGTCCTGCCGTAGAAAACGTCATTCGCAATGCGCTGCGTTACACGCCGGTGGGCAAGCATGTGCAGATCACGCTAACACTGCAAACTGAGCTCTATTGCATTCAAATTCAGGATCAGGGGCCCGGTATCCCGGAGGTGTTTCTTGAGAAGGTGTTTGAACCATTTTTTCGCGTTGACAATGCCCGTCTTGCAGAAAATGACAGTTTTGGCCTGGGTCTGGCGCTGGCAAAGCGCCACCTGGCGAGTGTGGGGGCCAGTATCTCGGCACAAAATCCCAGCACCGGTGGTCTTTTGGTTACGATAATGATTCCCATTTCCCAAATGTAA
- a CDS encoding acyl-CoA thioester hydrolase/BAAT C-terminal domain-containing protein, with amino-acid sequence MKHAMPILLAGLLSACSSSSDPDVKRHFIDDGKPHPLVILLGGSEGGNTLAKPHFAPLLERFHDHGMSVAALAYYGTSGTPSRQIALPLDDIAERISALANDPKINSNCIAVYGFSKGAELALLLAAHFEHINHAVAIMPSHVSWNAVKTVTSQPGWQLNKTPLAYVDAPLLSWQMQKGVISGTYTPAFNAALEKADTTTLEAARIPVETTNGPILLVSAKQDEIWPSHAMANKITESLEQANFSHPYQHIALPGGHYSFNRETQNQVNQFLTRTLVNQCQ; translated from the coding sequence ATGAAACACGCAATGCCGATTCTGTTGGCGGGGCTTCTTAGTGCCTGCTCATCATCCTCAGACCCCGATGTTAAACGCCATTTTATTGATGATGGTAAGCCCCATCCGCTGGTCATTTTACTCGGTGGCAGCGAGGGCGGTAACACACTGGCTAAGCCCCATTTTGCACCCTTGCTTGAGCGCTTTCATGACCACGGCATGTCGGTTGCGGCCCTAGCCTATTATGGCACTTCGGGCACACCATCCAGACAAATCGCGTTGCCACTTGATGACATTGCAGAGCGAATTAGTGCTTTAGCAAATGACCCAAAAATCAACTCAAACTGCATTGCGGTGTATGGGTTTTCCAAAGGGGCTGAGCTGGCGCTGTTACTGGCAGCTCACTTTGAGCACATTAACCATGCTGTCGCAATAATGCCCAGTCATGTCAGCTGGAACGCAGTAAAAACTGTTACCTCACAACCGGGCTGGCAGCTGAACAAAACACCACTTGCTTACGTAGATGCGCCACTGCTCTCCTGGCAGATGCAAAAGGGCGTGATAAGCGGCACATACACACCCGCATTTAACGCCGCTCTGGAGAAAGCCGACACCACGACCCTGGAAGCAGCCAGGATCCCGGTGGAAACAACCAACGGGCCAATCCTCCTGGTCTCAGCTAAACAAGATGAGATTTGGCCGTCTCACGCGATGGCAAACAAAATCACAGAATCGCTCGAACAGGCTAACTTCTCTCATCCATATCAACACATAGCACTACCCGGTGGCCACTATAGTTTTAACCGAGAGACCCAAAACCAGGTCAATCAGTTTCTAACCAGAACACTGGTTAACCAGTGTCAGTAG
- a CDS encoding RebB family R body protein, with protein sequence MAFPTAVNSQITDSVSQANTKVLGDTPAVATGNFMMTTNQAQTNAAHQATLSQRFSRTPVAQGVDLLYSIDTATTAVGTSRIFR encoded by the coding sequence ATGGCATTTCCTACCGCAGTAAACAGTCAGATCACAGATTCCGTCTCACAAGCAAATACCAAGGTACTTGGAGACACCCCAGCCGTCGCGACAGGCAACTTTATGATGACTACAAATCAGGCACAAACCAATGCTGCGCACCAGGCTACGCTCTCACAAAGGTTCTCCAGGACCCCAGTTGCACAGGGCGTGGACCTGTTGTACAGCATAGACACGGCTACGACAGCTGTAGGCACTAGCAGGATATTCAGATAA
- a CDS encoding winged helix-turn-helix domain-containing protein has translation MEKLTQAFVINDIVIDPHRNQVQHPGEICTLEPKAMTLLCILAGQPNTVIKQESLFDAIWPGRVFSPSSLQRLIALVRKALRDSAKSPQLIFTHAKQGYSLEATISRSKPRSEKTRKLLIPALSMIVLAIVFIAYNYFRPSTALTSTVPFTFTSLTEFNGQFAPDGKAIAFLRHSADKQTELVVRQEGKSDLSLRVENAQIRNFTWLTNQQLLVAVKDPAGVKLHRYKLTSSGIQAQQSLPVPKHLRDIKHLFRGPGSSVYFVSYQSSQAQDQTSLRHSAIMQLDLISFEHKTLINLPDTQDIIDLAATPDGLYVSLFVNKKSNKLLRIEPDSQTVTMINAELGGRYKLAWSDYIDRLIVLDSLKPGVFTLDSHNQLVPFQHDLTAGVTDADLYQNKLLTSQAHQTINVFSSQDSGTALIDSKYEDYLASVSPNGRSMAFVSNRSGYPQLYLSEHGKQPEVIFTNPGQEDFISRAIWHRAAQHLVFAADQKVYRFDVATHQLIELPITQPIARVEYWHTSELSGQDVLYLAHAGQANIVKYHIGSGKAELLSGSEHLIYASETHRVDWQDNTLITSAGLSWQPDTGKIRNAFSVDERILVQIGTQDAQRLLEFDRNLTLLSERPLPESAQFVTSAFYTEQNALTYYYSHWQNSDSDLMLSQIAH, from the coding sequence ATGGAAAAATTAACGCAGGCTTTTGTAATAAACGACATAGTTATTGATCCCCACCGCAACCAGGTGCAGCACCCGGGTGAGATTTGCACGCTAGAACCAAAAGCAATGACCCTATTATGTATTCTTGCGGGACAACCCAATACCGTAATTAAACAAGAGTCCCTGTTTGACGCAATCTGGCCTGGGCGTGTTTTTTCACCCAGTTCATTGCAACGGCTGATTGCGCTGGTTAGAAAAGCTCTCAGGGACAGTGCGAAATCACCTCAGCTCATTTTTACCCATGCCAAGCAAGGCTATAGCTTAGAAGCAACTATTTCACGGTCAAAGCCACGCTCTGAGAAAACGCGTAAATTACTTATACCTGCACTCTCAATGATAGTTTTAGCTATTGTTTTTATTGCTTATAATTACTTTAGGCCGAGTACAGCACTCACATCTACCGTGCCATTTACCTTTACCTCACTGACTGAATTTAATGGCCAGTTTGCACCTGATGGGAAGGCGATTGCATTCTTACGTCACAGTGCTGATAAGCAAACCGAATTAGTGGTGCGACAAGAAGGAAAATCGGATCTCAGCCTGCGTGTTGAGAATGCACAGATCCGCAACTTTACCTGGTTAACTAACCAACAGCTGTTGGTTGCAGTGAAAGACCCCGCAGGGGTTAAGCTACATCGATACAAACTGACAAGCTCGGGGATTCAGGCCCAGCAAAGTCTTCCGGTACCCAAACACCTGAGGGACATTAAGCACCTGTTCAGAGGGCCGGGCTCCTCTGTTTACTTTGTTTCATATCAATCAAGTCAGGCTCAGGACCAAACCAGCCTTCGGCACAGTGCCATCATGCAGCTGGACTTAATCAGTTTTGAGCATAAAACCTTGATAAACCTGCCCGATACACAAGATATCATTGACCTGGCCGCAACACCTGATGGCCTTTATGTTTCGCTGTTTGTAAATAAAAAGAGCAACAAGCTACTTAGAATTGAGCCCGATTCACAGACAGTCACCATGATTAACGCCGAACTCGGCGGGCGCTATAAGCTTGCCTGGTCTGATTACATTGACCGCCTTATCGTACTGGACAGTTTAAAACCGGGCGTTTTCACACTAGACTCACATAATCAGCTGGTGCCGTTTCAACATGATCTTACGGCAGGTGTCACTGATGCGGACCTATATCAAAACAAGCTCCTCACCAGTCAGGCTCATCAAACCATTAATGTATTCAGCAGCCAAGATTCTGGCACTGCGCTGATTGACAGTAAGTATGAAGACTATCTTGCCTCTGTTTCGCCAAATGGCCGAAGTATGGCATTTGTTTCGAATCGCAGCGGTTACCCACAACTTTATCTGTCAGAGCACGGTAAACAACCCGAGGTTATTTTCACCAATCCCGGACAGGAAGACTTTATTTCACGTGCTATCTGGCACCGTGCTGCACAACACCTGGTCTTTGCAGCGGATCAAAAAGTTTATCGCTTTGACGTCGCAACCCACCAGCTTATTGAGTTACCTATAACTCAGCCAATAGCACGCGTCGAGTACTGGCACACATCTGAATTATCAGGGCAAGACGTGCTTTACCTGGCCCACGCAGGACAGGCGAATATAGTGAAGTATCACATCGGCTCCGGGAAGGCAGAGTTGTTATCGGGCTCCGAACACCTTATCTATGCAAGCGAGACACACAGAGTTGACTGGCAGGACAATACGCTTATTACATCTGCGGGCCTGAGCTGGCAACCCGACACCGGTAAGATACGCAACGCCTTTAGTGTTGATGAGCGTATCCTGGTGCAGATAGGAACACAGGATGCCCAGCGCCTGCTTGAGTTTGACCGCAATCTAACCCTGT